The following are from one region of the Lacinutrix sp. Bg11-31 genome:
- a CDS encoding primase-helicase family protein — protein MKDTYLRIGTAYYKKVKMPLNSKDTIKLLAPWSKSEIITDHDKEFAKSIPKYDGFCLIPSHTNFEHVINGFYNKYERLDHTLTQGDFPETEKFLKHIFGEQYLIGLDYLSILWKKPMQVLPILCLVSNERNTGKTTFLNWVKLIFQNNMTINNNEDFRSRFNSDWASKLIIAVDEVLLDKREDSERLKNLSTAKTYKSEAKGKDKIEGNFFGKFILCSNNEKNFVYIDNSEIRYWVRKIIPFDLSADKPNLLESLNKELPHFINFINTRKIYSPRKTRMWFTKEQIHTEALDILMNGNKTFLNKELEQILSDEFIQFDTEELKYSVGDLVDKLNKNNIRTNSFKITDLIKNEYQLESKNSTYTKYHMSMTMANNPFVEESKHRGRHYTFTKEMFKDID, from the coding sequence ATGAAAGATACATATCTTAGAATAGGAACTGCATATTACAAAAAAGTAAAAATGCCATTAAATAGTAAAGACACTATTAAGTTGTTAGCTCCATGGTCTAAAAGTGAAATTATTACAGACCATGATAAAGAATTCGCAAAAAGCATTCCAAAATATGATGGCTTTTGCTTAATACCATCACACACTAATTTCGAACACGTTATTAATGGTTTTTATAATAAATACGAAAGATTAGATCATACTCTAACTCAAGGTGATTTTCCCGAAACCGAAAAATTTCTAAAACATATTTTTGGAGAGCAATATCTAATTGGGTTAGACTACTTAAGTATTTTATGGAAAAAACCAATGCAAGTACTACCTATACTTTGTCTTGTTAGTAACGAGCGAAATACAGGGAAAACAACCTTTCTTAATTGGGTGAAGCTAATATTTCAAAACAATATGACTATCAATAATAATGAAGATTTTAGAAGTCGATTCAATTCCGATTGGGCTTCAAAACTAATTATTGCTGTAGACGAAGTACTACTAGATAAAAGAGAAGATAGCGAACGTTTAAAAAACTTATCTACTGCTAAAACTTACAAGAGTGAAGCAAAAGGGAAAGACAAAATAGAAGGTAACTTTTTTGGCAAATTTATATTATGCTCGAATAACGAAAAAAACTTTGTCTATATCGACAATTCAGAAATAAGATATTGGGTGCGTAAAATTATTCCTTTTGATTTATCAGCAGACAAACCAAACCTTTTAGAATCGCTAAACAAAGAACTACCTCATTTTATAAATTTTATAAACACCAGAAAAATCTATAGTCCTAGAAAAACAAGAATGTGGTTTACAAAAGAACAGATACACACAGAAGCTTTAGATATATTAATGAATGGAAACAAAACTTTTCTAAACAAAGAGTTAGAACAAATATTATCAGACGAGTTTATACAATTTGATACTGAAGAATTAAAATATTCAGTTGGCGATTTAGTAGATAAACTTAATAAAAACAATATTAGAACCAATTCTTTTAAAATAACCGACCTTATAAAAAATGAGTACCAATTAGAATCTAAGAATAGTACATACACTAAATATCATATGTCAATGACTATGGCAAACAATCCCTTTGTTGAAGAATCTAAGCACAGAGGACGTCATTACACATTTACGAAAGAAATGTTTAAGGATATAGATTAA
- a CDS encoding helix-turn-helix domain-containing protein, producing MIAFEQTQLDVAEVKKDLKELKALIEKAETKSLTDDPQTIDEIVKLSGYTKPTLYGYCQKNTIPHHKKNGRLFFFKSEIIDWIKEGKQKTIIEVEADADTLLSNKRKRFQ from the coding sequence ATGATAGCATTTGAACAAACGCAACTAGACGTTGCCGAGGTTAAAAAAGACCTTAAAGAATTAAAAGCCTTAATCGAAAAGGCAGAAACAAAATCCCTAACGGACGACCCACAAACTATTGATGAAATAGTTAAATTATCTGGCTACACAAAACCAACTCTTTATGGTTATTGTCAGAAAAACACAATCCCACACCACAAAAAAAACGGTCGTTTATTCTTCTTTAAGTCCGAAATAATAGATTGGATAAAAGAGGGAAAACAAAAAACCATTATAGAAGTAGAAGCCGATGCTGACACTTTATTGTCTAACAAAAGAAAAAGGTTTCAATAA